A stretch of DNA from Poecilia reticulata strain Guanapo linkage group LG18, Guppy_female_1.0+MT, whole genome shotgun sequence:
ccgCGGCAGGCGCCAACGTTTTGATTTTCATCCGCCTTTTTCAAGCACTTCCAGTCTTTAATCATCCAACAGATGATGGCGGAAGTTGTGTACAGTTTAGGTTTTGTAAAGTCATCCATgatgtctgcatgtttgttcTGCTTGCAGGAACGTGTGGTGCAGATGAGCGTTCTTGAAGCAGAAAGAATGCAAACGGTATGGGGGACAGAAGAAGGAATAATAGCCTGAAGATGAACACGACTGGCATGTCTTGATGTTGCAGCTGAGCTTTATCTGCAGCAAGAAGCCATAAATCAGTCGCACCAGTAAACCATCCTGTCATAGTGGGTGTGGGAGGTTTGGACGTTTGCAGCATCTGGGCtcatttgctgctttgtttcttgtagttttctacattttccacTTTATCCTCTCAGTGGAAGGAACACCAAGTAATGCAGTTTGTCAtcggaataaaataaaataaaaaaaaaaacgcaataaagttgttgttttttttttttattgtctgatGGCTCCGAGTCTTTACAGTATTTTCAAAGTTTAGTCAGTTCACGCTATGCCCTCTCCCTGAGGTGAAGAAGCTGCAGCATTCTCTACATATTTGTAGGCCTGAACACCAGACCGGTCGGTATTAATGTTTATACTTCAGAACTGCCAGTTGTTGTTTCGATAAAGCCGTTGTTCACTGTACTCGGGGAACGTGACGGGGGACTGCACTGACAGCTCCACAATGGCCGACAAACAGGACATCCTCCCTCGGTGCGTCAGGGCAATTACTCATCCATCCCCTCTAAGTGCACGTGCAGCGcgtttgtttttaccaatcgGAGAGCTTCAGCATGACAAAGGACCAACAATGCGACATTATTCCNNNNNNNNNNNNNNNNNNNNNNNNNNNNNNNNNNNNNNNNNNNNNNNNNNNNNNNNNNNNNNNNNNNNNNNNNNNNNNNNNNNNNNNNNNNNNNNNNNNNaaaaaaaaaaaaaaaaaaaaaaaaaaaaactggaaacgtacatatgtAAGCCGCACCGtgctataagccgctggtatctcgccgCTCTCAAGGACACcacggagggctgcgtccttaataaacCTGCTACGCAGCCCtgcgtctccaaagccgaaccatggattCGTTTGCCGAGCTTAACTGCAGCGGCTCTGATGGATGGCCTTCAACttaagctgcatcatatgagtttgaataAATTTCTTTGTCGTGCcagctgctagcatgtgcttgttctaaatgaaaatcagcgctttcttctttgatttccaatttgtCAAAATAGGAAATTTTGATTGACATTCCAATGATTCACATCCTGCTATAGAACCTCCtggtggttgaataaaaatccacagaaaagccacaccgGGCAGTAAGCCGCGTGAGAAAAAGTAGCGgtttatagtccgaaaaatacggtgtacgcttttaaaaagtatatgGAAATGAGAGATTAAACACCACATCTTCACAGTgcaatataaatgtaaaatgccCTTTTCAGTCAGAAGATGGAGCTGTAATTgctctttaaatatatatttattctacaCCAGGATCAGAACGACCAGTGTAGATTTTCACTCAGTTATTGAAGTAGGAGGACGTTTTTGCTGTCAAACATCTGTGTAAACAATCTTTAGCTGCTTAAAAATCttcatttgaaaagttttgtggtttaaaaataattataatcaaatgtaaaatcaaaacaaactccaaaataaagttgttggggtttttttttttacagttaaaggCATCTCTAGAAACTCCTGCCATCAACTGATACGACAAATCTTTACTAGTGTCggttttttgtgcttttatttattatttacttctttatttATGGGAAATCTGTAGAAGAATCAATAGTGAGTtcagcaaagaaaataattcaggaAAAACATGCCTCCCTCTGACACAGTGTGGTGTTTTCTATGAGTTTATCTACATGATTTTGGTCATCTAGGAAGTTGTGAgtaagaaaatagttttaatttaaattcttaaacGAGGTTCATTTTAGAAAGGAAAACTAATGAGAAACTGTTACCATTGGtttgaatattaaaacacattatatacTGTATGTTGAGCTGAGCTGCTCCTGAGAgcaaatttaatatatttaaatatcaaattcatCATCAAAGGAAAAGGTTGAtatcttgctttatttttgctAGCACTTAAAGtgatcatttaaatacaaatttttaaatacatgGCAAAGATTTACAGCACCAAGCATTTTGTCAAGCAGCTTCCAACTTCTGTCTTTCAGCCGCATCATCAACAAGCACACGGACGAGAGCCTCGGCGACTGCTCCTTCCTCAACACCTGTTTCCACATGGACACCTGCAAGTACGTGCACTACGAGATCGACAGCCCCCCCGAGGCCGAGAGCAGCCTGATGGGGCCCCAGTCGGGGACCCCGGAGATCGGGCTGCACGCCGAAGATGCCGACAGCAACGTGGGCAAACTCTTCCCGTCGCAGGTGAGAGAAACGAGAAAAAACCCGCCGCCGAGAAGGAcgaggggatttttttttcctccacggGTTGTAAAGCTGCTGTTTGGTCCTCAGTGGATCTGCTGTGACATCCGCTTCCTGGACATGTCCATCCTGGGGAAGTTCTCCGTGGTGATGGCCGACCCTCCGTGGGACATCCACATGGAGCTGCCGTACGGGACGCTGACCGACGACGAGATGAGGAAACTCAGCATTCCCGCCCTGCAGGATGACggtttcctcttcctctgggtCACTGGGAGGTAAACAAAGCAACCCTCGACACTCGGTTTACTGGTAAAGCACACTCTGTCCGTCGCAAGACTGCTCCTGCATTGATACCCATCAAATCTATATTTAATCTCAATTTAAGGCAAGTTAATCATACCAAATTTAACAGATGGATCTTGTCCTTTCACAGGGCCATGGAGCTGGGCCGGGAGTGTCTCAGCCAATGGGGGTAGGTGCTgcttttttgtcatgttttattaccCGCTCTTTATTCTTCCCCTCCTCATTGTTTCAACATGGCGTCCCCTCAGCTACGAGCGCGTTGACGAGATCATTTGGGTGAAAACCAACCAGCTGCAGCGAATCATTCGCACCGGCAGGACGGGCCACTGGCTGAACCACGGGAAGGAGCACTGCCTGGTAAATTAAAGTCCAATCAGTcgttcttcctgctgctgcagaaggCGAACGCCTGAAAACCACGTGGGCATCGTATTTTGGTTTGTCTTCAGGTGGGGGTGAAGGGAAGCACGCAGGGGTTCAACCGAGGTTTGGACTGCGACGTCATCGTGGCCGAAGTAAAGCACTAGTCATCTTCAGACAACGGGTTATTATTTCCAGTTCCTGTCCGCTCGTAATCGTCTGCGCTCTCTGACTCAGGTGCGCTCCACCAGCCACAAACCAGATGAGATCTACGGCATGATCGAGCGGCTGTCGCCTGGCACCAGGAAGATCGAGCTCTTCGGACGACCTCACAACGTCCAGCCCAACTGGTAACCCTTTACTTGTTTAGGAGGTTCCCTGTGGGATcgataaagtgtttttgaatttgaatttcttGTTGCGTCACCTGACAGATTCTGTTTTTAGATTcattcaagtctttttttttctttttcttgctcaTGGTTTTTTGTCGCCTCACCAATaatttttatgtcttctttcactgatcttttttattttactgaaagaatCCACGGATAAATGTAATCTTAAACCGGGGCCATTTTACTCTATGCTACCTTAAATCAGGGTTTAAATCAAGACATTAAACCTCTATGctcattttttatgaaaaaaaaatcgaaaaCTACTAACGATGCTGCACAGAATCCttagatgttttaaatgttaaaataaatcttgtaAAAGTCAGACTAGAGGCCTTAAAGCGGTGTCATAACCTCTCGCCGTAGCGCCCGGTCAGACTCGAGTTTCAGCGTTGTGGTTTCTGGTAAGTGTTTTCCACTCAAAGGTCAAGAATGCTCCAAAAAATATGAGGAAATGTGAGTGTGGAGTTTTGAAATATCAATCTTTAACCTGTTTTGAGGACTAAATGTTGGCGTTCTCGCGCTCTGTCCAGGATAACCCTGGGGAACCAGCTGGACGGCATTCATCTCTTGGACCCGGAGGTCGTGGCCCGCTTTAAGGAGCGATACCCAGACGGAGTCATCTCCAAGCCACACACACAGTGAGGatgtcactgtgtgtgtgtgtgtatgtgtggagTTTGATTTAggactgatttcttttttaacttttattttttttataactgtgAATactctttaataaatatttcaggaCAAGATGCCTCGtctgtgttgtgttttagatGAATGTGGAGAGAGGACTTTTTGCTACTTGGTTGGGTGGAAAATGTTATATTCATTCTGGGTTATTTAATGACagatttgagtttattttacaCCGCGGAACGATTTAGCAACAAACAACTCTGGGGAATTCTAAAAGCAAGATTTGGTAGGACAAGTTTAAATTTACTTTGGATTTTTCTCTAATCCACGCAAGGCGAAAGTGATCTACAAAAGCCCAAATGTATACATACACACTCTTTTAAGTTGTGTTCATTTGTTCCTCACCAAATCACACATCAGTTTGTGTCATTTGTGTCCATCAATAATCTTTTGTCTTAGTTCTGGTTGGATTCTTGAACTCTGTTTGTGGCTTAATTTGTTGCTCTTTCCCAGgagattattttcagtttttccatttcctgGTGCAGGTGAGAAACAGAGAAATTGATTTTGACCACATTTTTAGGCAATTTCTTAATATTAGGTCCTCActtaatagaaaaaagaaaagaaatcaattaTATTATTGCCTGTGATGAGTGATTGCAAATTTCTAactggaaatgtaaaataaaccatAACATCAGAGTCACTtgataaaaacaggttttattacaaatgttGTTAGCAGACCACTGCAGCTCAGAATATATTAGTTTAGGTTGTCAGTGAGGAAATTCTCCCCACATATGTCAACATGTTATTATAGGTAAGCACattaaagtagttttaaaacatttcatatttcagAGTTCGGAAAAGagtgaaaattaaataacagtAGAGAAATGGAAAAGTCGCAGTATGGCTCAGTTTACTTTGTCCTTTTCAGAACATTACATAAAACAGCTGGAGTGACGTTTTCATGTGCGATCTCTGGGATATTTGACCTTTaacaaaagataataaaaatcatgttttgctttttagtaATTCACTACAAGCTCGTGATTTTAGAAAGTCAAATATACTTGAACAAGTTAATATTAGTTCTGTGCTTCAGATTGAGTTAGTCATAATAAATCTCTACAACtaaaaaaatgatcaatttaaaaTCAGCTGTGATGATCTGATGAACAAAgcggaaaaaaaagcattttgtttatatcacaaatatcaaaacacaaagagcagaatagaaaacttgcaaaatgaaaaaaaataataataatgcactTGTTGGTGAAGAAACCTGTAAACGACCGTCCTTTGCGCTCCCATCAGTTTCTATAACGagtcctctttttttaattttttttagagctgAGCTGACACATCCGGTCTGTTTTCCTCTCACTGAAAACCTCCCAAGAGTTCTCAGTATTTCAGGGCAAAGCTCTCGCTTGAAGACTCCCAGTCCGTTTGCCTCCCCTGCAGTTCTCCACTCTGCTCAGTAGGTGGCGTCCACGGCGTTGATGTTGCTGTCCAGCTGGTGTCTGAAGGACAGCCGGGCCTTGGTGGAGAAGTAGATCTGGGATCCCCGGCTGAGGCTCCCCGCTCCTTCGCCCTCGCTGCCCCAAGACGTCGTGGAGGACAGACGAGGCTTCGTCTCCTCTGTGGGAACTGTGAgcgaaaaacacaaaacagttaaGCTAACtttactcatttttttcttagtgtaaaagacaaaacaaataagcTAACTTTactctcatttttgttttcatactcATATAGTGTTTTGGTTTGAGCACCTTGCACTGACATtgccttgcaaaactattcataggttttaatttttgtttttgttgtcatttgacAGCCGCTGACTTTATTGTTTTCTATTGGAATTGTCCATGTATTAtatatgtgacaaaaaaaaaatgctacgaTGCTTTGAAACGACTCTATCAATGATTTGAAAACgttgcatacatttttaaactttgtagaAGCGCCTCTGTCTTACAGACGGAAACTTTTGCCCATTCCTAGCGAAATAGCTGAAGCTCAGTCAAACTGAATGGACAACATCAGTgatcatttttcaaatattttcacatgttCTTTTTGACTAATGTCTGAACTTCAACCAGCCCATTTTAATccattaatatgtttttaatacgcatgtaaaCCCATTCTATTGTAGCTCTTTCTCAgctaaaaaaagtatttgtttacaAGTCTTTTGCTGCTTCTAATAGGATTGTCCTCCATTCATCTTCTGGTCAACTCTGGCTAGCTTTTGCTTCCCTGCTCATGGTAATCATCCCCATTTCATGATGGGGATGAAATGGTGCATGCAATTGTAAATGGTGTAGATACTATTTACAATTTAGCAGTAAATGGCATCTACACAATTCCCTGAAAAAGTTGCAATAAATAATTCTTATCTTCACTCTTATAGTCActacaatagtaccacaaaatatcgcGATAAAACTTAAAGTCCATATCCTCGCCCCTACTTAACAACACTACTATTTAACTTGTGGTAGCCATGTGAAATCCCTACAAAGAAGTTTGCATTAACTTAAAATGTGAACAGTGTTCCCACCTGCTGCCTGGGGAGCCTCCCTGCTCTTGCAGCGCTCTTTGCACCGTCTGTAGAAAGGAAAACACTGCAGCATCTTCACACCCATGACCGCGCCGTCTGAAGGCAGAGAGGAATAAACAAAcgtaaatatataaaatgaataACCAGAACTCAACAGTGACTGTCACTTCCTCTCCAGCTCTCAATAAAGCAGGTTTATCCGCCTGCAGCTCGGCTCGCAGTTCCCCCCGTCTCGTCACCTGGTCACAGTTTAATGGGATTATGATGCTGCACTTCAGAGCCACGGCAGCTTAATGTGGGTTGACAGTATCACTGAATGGCAGTGTGGCCCAGCAACCCGCCACTCAGTCGCTATTTACTGTGCCATCACCACCGCCGTCCCTCCCGCTCCCTAATCCTGGCCAATGGACGTCAGCGCTCTAATGCACTTCAAGGAACGGATCAGCTACCCAGTAACAGTCGGCAGTGGATTTGCACCGAGGTGACGTGATGCAAACATGTCCCAGCTAAAACAGGCGAACAGGTCCAGATATCTGCAGGGAAACACCAGCTTCCCAACCATCTTATTTTATTCATacaagcttctttttttagcatttagttTTACACCATTCAGTCAGGATAGTTTCTTTTCCAGACCAAAACAAGTCAGACCAATTCTGAACAATTCATCTGACCGAAGACGATGGGGTCCTTCGCTTGGAGACacaaagtgtctttttttaatttgagtcTAATTGGGTTAACAAATGGGTCATTAAAAATGGAGCACAGGGACCAGAGAGACTATAATAGCTTCTTTTTACGGTCTGCAAGGACTGGATGATTGTCAGAGTTATGAATACTCTTAGGATAAATCACTGTTAACTGTTTGATGATGGCAACAAGCTGCAAGTGTTTGATACAGAATGTGTCCTAGTGATCCATAACTTAAATACAAACAGATCCAGtctatatttttagatttatttttctaggaGCTCCTatcacatatttttcaaaacgaTTTCATGTGGTTGTATGTGATATTGATGAGCAGTCAGCATCTTAAAAAGCCCAGAGtactttagcatttttaacaTTGGCAAAGTGCCTTGCCTACAAACTCATCATCCCTGTTCAAAACACTAATTTTCAGCTATTATTTTCAGCTACTATTTCACCAATATTAAAAGTTCAGCTTATTAACAACAAAGAAGCCTAATCTGAGTATTGGAGACATAAGGTAACAAAGGCGTTAAGGAAGTTGTCTAATTATGTCCTTTTGTAGTGTGAGCGACGCTTCTAGGTTACAGgttacaaaaattaaaagcaacacttcGTGAAGTTTTCTCACCAACTCCAAACTCAAAAATCCAACGAGGTTTCAAAGTGCATAAAACATCGTGAAAGATACGGTTTGTTTGTGCTTCTGAtggtttttgtctgatttaatctTTCTGCACtcatattttccacatttattaACAGAGTCGCCTCTCTGGAAGGGTCCATTGGTTGCCATATTGCTGCCAACAATGTCACGATCTCCTGAGACGATGCACTCGGTCCCAGTTTTTATCCTACTGCTTGTTCCACTGCCTCATAGTTTATCCGTTTAGCTGCTCCACCGACGAAGCTACTGCTGCTCTCAACCATGTGGACACAGAAAGGTGTTTGTGTGGCTCtcttcttcctgttaaaggatGAACTTGCCTTCACATGGCTGCTCTGTACGAGgaattgctgcaaagtcaaagaCTCCCTGCAATCAGCTAACTTTTACCCATTTAACTTATAACTCGGAGCAATCTGAGATCTGAATTTCAGTCcgtctttaaaatgtgttagaCTATCGTAGACGATTATATGTTACTAATCCAAACTGCATGTTTGacatgaggtttttttttgtgaacttgCTGCTGTTTACACATCACCTGAACAATCAATGTGAGCGAATTACGTTGATTTTCCGACTCGAAGCAGGAATACGGTTCAGAGAGTTGTGTTGCCAAGGTGCGATTTCTTAAGACATTTCACACCACAGACACCTCGTGATCTAGGGGAATTGCAAATAAACCCTTCACGTctttttaaagtcagaaaacattttagaaagcaTAAAGATGGATGCAGATGCCTGGAGGATTCATTCGAGCTCTCCCAGGCCTTGCTGAAATAAAACGCCCACCTTGGCGCCGTACTGTGGGAAAACCTTCGAGTGTGTTAATCCCCTGAGCCCCATTGTTCACAGAGGGACAGATTTGGATATCTAATGACAAACACTAAAGTGTGATTGCAACATGAAGGAAAgtggtgtgcttttttttttttttttgctggtgcTTGACTCAGTGGGGCGGTTCCATTGGAGACGTGACAGCGTGCGTACAcagactctgctgctgctgggacattacagactttttttccaATAAGCATAAGAAACTTATGTCATCTTCAGCtgtaaaaagctgcattttgtcCTCACTTCCTCGTCCCTCCTCTCTGTTTCACACAGGTGTGGCTCTGTAATGTTAGACGTCTTACGGACAGCAAGTCTTTTTTGTTTAGCTGGATTTATACATGCTACCCGAGAAACAAGGGGTTAAGAAAGTATAGCActtaaaagatgaaagaaaacaaaaaaaaaagaaggggcAATACTGAGTATGTATTGTcctgcacacaaacacccaGAACATTAAGGCCCTGGTCAGTGGTGAGGAATTTTTGGGCGCAGATCTGGATTGGCTGTCAGGGTCTGGCAGCAAACGCAGAGCTGGGATGttagagaggaaaaacaacctCACATGGCAAACACGTAGACCTACACACTGGCTGCAGAGGGGGACagggggaaaagaaaagttttgaagaaaacacaaaaaaggccAGTGGTACAGGATGGGAGAGATCAGAGTGAAGAATATTAATGCTTAGAcatgaaatgttgttttacGTTTTCATTCAACGCTCGATGCCAGAGGCCCGATTATGATCTGTGCTAATGTATCGTAACAGGTCTTCATCGTTTTAATGACATGTTTATGCATGTCTGTGGAGGTATTCACTTTCAGTTCAACCTGTCTGCAACAATTGCCGTCCAAccatttcaaaatgtcacaCCGAGGGGTGTGTCTGTTCAAAGATATTCCTAttaaatttttgattttgtcgATTTTGATTTCCCTTTAACAACTATAAGGAAATTAAGATATAACTTAATTCAAACTAtgtatttaaaaccttttttgctGTTAGCATGAATTATTTAGctaatttttcagtttctgaaagacattcagaaactgaaaaactgaataCATTCAGTCTTTTGGTTATGTGCTTGGAAGtgttgctctctctcactcttttgCAGCCAAAGCAAACCATGTGGAGAAATACcttcagtttttcctctgaCTGCATTTTGATACAGTCGAAGTTTGATAAATTAGTCTTTTTCACCTTGTGACCAGCGAGTGCTGTTCTTCATGGCACATTTACTATAAATTACCCAAGCTTAAACATAAGAGCTTTGTGCCTTAAATACATGCTTAGTTAATTAGTGAATCCTTAAATTCACATTAAATTCAAAGTTGTTGTAGATATCAATTATCTGCAGCTAAAATGAGATAAAGGTAAGCATTTTCTATTCTTTTATGACTGTATTGTTCataaaagcaatagaaaacctGTTTGTGCCACAAATTACTGTTTGaatatatt
This window harbors:
- the mettl3 gene encoding N(6)-adenosine-methyltransferase subunit METTL3, whose translation is MADKQDILPRRIINKHTDESLGDCSFLNTCFHMDTCKYVHYEIDSPPEAESSLMGPQSGTPEIGLHAEDADSNVGKLFPSQWICCDIRFLDMSILGKFSVVMADPPWDIHMELPYGTLTDDEMRKLSIPALQDDGFLFLWVTGRAMELGRECLSQWGYERVDEIIWVKTNQLQRIIRTGRTGHWLNHGKEHCLVGVKGSTQGFNRGLDCDVIVAEVRSTSHKPDEIYGMIERLSPGTRKIELFGRPHNVQPNWITLGNQLDGIHLLDPEVVARFKERYPDGVISKPHTQ